Proteins from a single region of Stigmatella erecta:
- a CDS encoding serine/threonine protein kinase, which produces MASPCVHCGSTAGPDHLCSGANLALVGQVLDGRYKIDSVLGHGGMGMVFRATQTSVQRPVAVKTLNSALAVAPTFFERFRREAEVASRLRHPNVITIFDFGRAPDGTCYFVMELLGGESLKEIVKRDGPMPLRRAVNILEQAARGLAHAHAENCVHRDLKPHNIMVQQLDGKDFVKVLDFGLVKAMEQDEEEQLTSTGQVLGTPQYMPPEQAGGELVDARSDLYALTGVLFYCLTGTSPYGANTVRKALTAALTQTVPAVNSKRQGAPVPPSVDAFMQKGLAREKEDRFQSAEEFIEEMLDAVEGLSNEELDAAPSGGATGRENSSGSKPSVSKPRKPGSPVGSSGARASRPSSGASGRSPNVIVAKGSSGTPSSNRSRSSGGASPRSAPGRAGERAPAPEGMPLAKKAAWVGLPAILLLAGLGVVAVKMRGQDKAPARPQQAERALAEAPRPSEPPAQAATEVLPPAAPSSTVLVKCNTTPDGAAIFNEQDEQIGTTPGMLALPRGQKHRLTFRLAGHQDAERPLDLSIAAGDMLAVDVPLTPLRAAPAPGKPKPARPASPPPSDISIFE; this is translated from the coding sequence ATGGCCTCTCCTTGCGTTCACTGCGGAAGCACCGCCGGTCCTGACCACCTCTGTTCGGGGGCCAACTTGGCACTGGTGGGGCAGGTGCTCGATGGCCGGTACAAGATCGACAGCGTGCTCGGCCATGGCGGCATGGGCATGGTGTTCCGGGCCACGCAGACCTCCGTGCAGCGGCCCGTGGCCGTCAAGACGCTGAACTCGGCGCTGGCCGTCGCCCCCACCTTCTTCGAGCGCTTCCGCCGTGAGGCCGAGGTGGCCAGCCGCCTGCGCCACCCCAACGTCATCACCATCTTCGACTTTGGCCGGGCGCCCGACGGCACCTGCTACTTCGTGATGGAGCTCTTGGGTGGCGAGAGCCTCAAGGAGATCGTCAAGCGCGACGGGCCCATGCCCCTGCGGCGCGCGGTGAACATCCTGGAGCAGGCCGCGCGGGGGCTCGCCCACGCGCACGCGGAGAACTGCGTCCACCGGGACCTCAAGCCGCACAACATCATGGTGCAGCAGCTCGACGGGAAGGACTTCGTCAAGGTGCTGGACTTCGGCCTCGTCAAGGCGATGGAGCAGGACGAGGAGGAGCAGCTCACCTCCACCGGCCAGGTGCTCGGCACCCCGCAGTACATGCCCCCGGAGCAGGCCGGCGGCGAGCTGGTGGATGCCCGCTCGGACCTGTACGCCCTCACGGGCGTGCTCTTCTATTGCCTCACGGGCACCTCCCCCTACGGCGCCAACACGGTGCGCAAGGCGCTCACCGCCGCGCTCACGCAGACCGTGCCCGCCGTGAACAGCAAGCGCCAGGGGGCGCCCGTCCCACCCTCCGTCGACGCCTTCATGCAGAAGGGGCTCGCGCGCGAGAAGGAGGACCGCTTCCAGTCCGCCGAGGAGTTCATCGAGGAGATGCTGGACGCGGTGGAGGGCCTCTCCAACGAGGAGCTGGACGCGGCCCCCTCGGGCGGCGCCACCGGGCGCGAGAACAGCAGTGGCAGCAAGCCCAGCGTCTCCAAGCCCCGCAAGCCCGGCAGCCCGGTGGGAAGCTCCGGCGCCCGCGCGTCCCGGCCTTCCTCGGGGGCCTCCGGCCGGTCCCCCAACGTCATCGTCGCCAAGGGCTCCTCGGGCACCCCCTCCTCGAACCGGAGCAGATCCTCGGGGGGGGCTTCCCCGCGGTCCGCCCCCGGGCGGGCCGGAGAGCGCGCCCCCGCCCCGGAAGGCATGCCCCTGGCGAAGAAGGCCGCGTGGGTGGGCCTCCCCGCGATCCTGCTCCTGGCGGGGCTCGGGGTGGTGGCCGTGAAGATGCGCGGCCAGGACAAGGCGCCCGCCCGGCCGCAGCAGGCCGAACGTGCCCTGGCGGAGGCGCCCCGGCCCTCGGAGCCCCCCGCCCAGGCCGCCACGGAGGTGCTGCCCCCCGCGGCCCCCTCTTCCACGGTGCTGGTGAAGTGCAACACCACGCCCGACGGCGCCGCCATCTTCAACGAGCAGGACGAGCAGATCGGCACCACGCCCGGGATGCTGGCCCTGCCACGGGGCCAGAAGCACCGGCTCACCTTCCGGCTGGCGGGCCACCAGGACGCGGAGCGCCCACTGGACCTCAGCATCGCCGCGGGGGACATGCTCGCGGTGGACGTGCCGCTCACCCCGCTGCGCGCGGCCCCCGCGCCGGGCAAGCCCAAGCCCGCCCGCCCGGCCAGTCCGCCCCCCTCCGACATCTCCATCTTCGAATAG
- a CDS encoding putative zinc-binding metallopeptidase: protein MLSTSQITFREKTLADPHEAEESPRRTERETLLQARIKDLKLHLQGTPLERHIQQLYTELEAKGISFRPECYLSDQWGCPSGVPVIGLPFYLADPRLHTLEAELGGDAETESDILMYLRHEAGHAFNYAYRLYDTEEWRKVFGDYSKPYQDDYKPRPFSRKYVVHISGWYAQKHPDEDFAETFAVWLTPGMDWGKRYLGWAALKKLQYVDEVIRRIGRTPPAVQLADRDLDVEQMEETVSDHYRQRQLEERVELKLREHLDHDLLGLFEPADAPSAASAETLVRAERQALIQSVTRYSGVNRAVIVALVDHLLERTAALRLTVQLDKTREYLTKLTSLVTALAMNYLYTDHFFEVD, encoded by the coding sequence ATGCTCTCGACCTCTCAGATTACCTTCCGCGAAAAGACCCTCGCCGATCCACACGAGGCGGAGGAGTCCCCGCGCCGCACGGAGCGCGAGACGCTTCTTCAGGCGCGCATCAAGGATCTGAAGCTGCACCTCCAGGGCACCCCGCTGGAGCGGCACATCCAGCAGCTCTACACGGAGCTCGAAGCCAAGGGCATCTCCTTCCGGCCCGAGTGCTACCTGTCGGACCAGTGGGGGTGTCCCTCCGGCGTGCCCGTCATCGGCCTGCCCTTCTACCTGGCGGACCCTCGCCTGCACACCTTGGAGGCGGAGCTGGGGGGAGACGCGGAGACGGAGAGCGACATCCTCATGTACCTGCGTCACGAGGCCGGCCACGCCTTCAACTACGCCTACCGCCTCTACGACACCGAGGAGTGGCGCAAGGTGTTCGGGGACTACTCCAAGCCCTACCAGGACGACTACAAGCCGCGTCCCTTCAGCCGCAAGTACGTGGTGCACATCTCCGGCTGGTACGCGCAGAAGCACCCGGACGAGGACTTCGCGGAGACGTTCGCCGTGTGGCTGACCCCGGGCATGGACTGGGGCAAGCGCTACCTGGGCTGGGCCGCGCTCAAGAAGCTCCAGTACGTGGATGAGGTCATCCGGCGCATCGGCCGGACGCCCCCGGCCGTCCAGCTGGCCGACCGGGACCTGGACGTGGAGCAGATGGAGGAGACGGTCTCCGACCACTACCGCCAGCGCCAGCTCGAAGAGCGCGTGGAGCTGAAGCTGCGGGAGCACCTCGACCACGATCTCCTGGGCCTCTTCGAGCCCGCGGACGCGCCCTCCGCCGCCAGCGCGGAGACGCTCGTGCGGGCCGAGCGTCAGGCACTCATCCAGTCCGTCACGCGCTACAGCGGCGTGAATCGCGCCGTCATCGTCGCGCTCGTGGACCACCTGCTGGAGCGCACGGCCGCGCTGCGCCTCACCGTGCAGCTGGACAAGACGCGCGAGTACCTCACCAAGCTCACCTCGCTCGTGACGGCACTGGCGATGAACTACCTCTACACGGATCATTTCTTCGAGGTGGATTGA
- a CDS encoding D-alanine--D-alanine ligase family protein produces the protein MPLPPLKIAILHYQLEGDPVDPVVTQVGESLRELGHQPSFIAVSDRVSDLLQEIQAAQCDLVFNLCETFAEDYRLEVNVAALMEMARVKFTGSGTAGLLLAQDKILTKQLLEYHEIPTPDFATFDGISMETNGDLDFPLIVKPARSDASIGIGGKSLVHNWEQLTTRVRAIRKELQDEALAEEFIKGREVYVGVIGPKELPEILPIVELDFGNWDKNKPTISDREVKFAPETEGSPRLVIARDISPVLRQRVERAALLAYRGLKLQDYARIDLRISEEGDPYILEVNPNPYLEDKSELAMAAREKGMSYTQLIGRILDSAAHRYGLEKRQATGLPDSATVPAIG, from the coding sequence ATGCCGCTACCGCCCTTGAAGATCGCCATCCTCCACTACCAGCTGGAGGGAGACCCGGTGGACCCCGTCGTCACGCAGGTGGGCGAGTCCCTCCGGGAGCTGGGCCACCAGCCCAGCTTCATCGCGGTGAGCGATCGCGTCTCCGATCTTCTTCAGGAAATCCAAGCCGCGCAGTGTGATCTCGTCTTCAACCTCTGCGAGACGTTCGCGGAGGACTACCGCCTGGAGGTGAACGTCGCGGCGCTGATGGAGATGGCGCGCGTGAAGTTCACGGGCTCGGGCACGGCGGGGCTGCTGCTGGCCCAGGACAAGATCCTCACCAAGCAGCTGCTCGAGTACCACGAGATTCCCACCCCGGACTTCGCCACCTTCGACGGCATCTCCATGGAGACCAACGGGGATCTGGACTTCCCGCTCATCGTGAAGCCGGCCCGGAGCGATGCCTCCATCGGCATCGGCGGCAAGTCGCTGGTGCACAACTGGGAGCAGCTCACCACCCGGGTGCGGGCGATCCGCAAGGAGCTTCAGGACGAGGCGCTGGCCGAGGAGTTCATCAAGGGGCGCGAGGTGTACGTCGGCGTCATCGGGCCCAAGGAGCTGCCGGAGATCCTCCCCATCGTGGAGCTGGACTTCGGCAACTGGGACAAGAACAAGCCGACCATCTCCGACCGCGAGGTGAAGTTCGCCCCCGAGACGGAGGGCTCGCCCCGGCTCGTCATCGCCCGGGACATCTCCCCGGTGCTGCGCCAGCGCGTGGAGCGGGCCGCCCTGCTCGCGTACCGGGGCCTCAAGCTCCAGGACTACGCGCGCATCGACCTGCGCATCTCCGAGGAGGGAGACCCCTACATCCTCGAGGTGAACCCCAACCCGTACCTGGAGGACAAGAGCGAGCTGGCGATGGCGGCCCGGGAGAAGGGGATGTCCTACACCCAGCTCATCGGCCGCATCCTGGACTCGGCGGCCCACCGCTACGGGCTGGAGAAGCGGCAGGCCACCGGACTCCCGGATTCCGCGACAGTCCCGGCCATCGGGTGA
- a CDS encoding GAF domain-containing protein yields the protein MAEVTLDLRGTPKTAAYAELQKHVEAVLEGIDDEITAMATMSCLLHHAFGHLWTGFYRVVQPGKLLRVGPYQGTLGCLEITFGKGVCGVSAATRETVVVPDVHAFPGHITCDGRSQSEIVVPVFGKNRELIAVLDIDSEHKATFDAVDQQALETMMGWFSRPRG from the coding sequence ATGGCCGAAGTCACCTTGGACCTGCGTGGTACGCCGAAAACCGCGGCGTACGCGGAGCTGCAGAAGCACGTCGAGGCAGTGCTGGAAGGCATCGACGACGAGATCACCGCGATGGCGACCATGAGTTGCCTGTTGCACCACGCCTTCGGGCACCTGTGGACGGGCTTCTACCGGGTGGTACAGCCCGGGAAGCTGCTCCGGGTGGGCCCCTACCAGGGCACGCTGGGATGCCTGGAGATCACCTTCGGCAAGGGCGTGTGCGGGGTCTCCGCGGCCACGCGCGAGACGGTGGTGGTGCCCGATGTGCACGCCTTCCCGGGCCACATCACGTGCGACGGCCGCTCGCAGTCGGAGATCGTCGTTCCGGTGTTTGGCAAGAACCGCGAGCTCATCGCGGTGCTGGACATCGACTCGGAGCACAAGGCCACCTTCGACGCGGTGGATCAGCAGGCACTCGAAACGATGATGGGGTGGTTCTCGCGCCCGCGCGGCTAG
- a CDS encoding NUDIX domain-containing protein, giving the protein MTIETLGSREVYRNRWMTVREDAIRRPDGSTGIYGVVCKVDFALVIPYEHGTFHLVEQYRYPVQAQSLEFPQGAWETQADASPEAVAAGELQEETGLVAGRMTYLGRLFEAPGYSNQGMHVFLAEALTRGPQKLEQEEAGLVCTQVTVREFEALVREGRIKDASTLAAYALLRVHRPL; this is encoded by the coding sequence ATGACGATCGAAACGCTCGGTTCGAGGGAGGTCTACCGTAACCGGTGGATGACCGTGCGCGAGGACGCCATCCGCAGGCCGGATGGCTCGACGGGCATCTACGGCGTGGTGTGCAAGGTGGACTTCGCGCTCGTCATTCCCTACGAGCACGGCACGTTCCACCTGGTGGAGCAGTACCGCTACCCCGTGCAGGCCCAGTCTCTGGAATTTCCCCAGGGCGCGTGGGAGACCCAGGCGGACGCCTCCCCCGAGGCGGTCGCCGCCGGAGAGCTCCAGGAGGAGACGGGGCTGGTGGCCGGACGCATGACGTACCTGGGCCGCCTGTTCGAGGCCCCGGGCTATTCGAACCAGGGCATGCACGTCTTCCTGGCGGAGGCGCTCACGCGGGGCCCCCAGAAGCTGGAGCAGGAGGAGGCGGGCCTCGTCTGCACGCAGGTGACGGTGCGCGAGTTCGAGGCCCTGGTCCGGGAGGGGCGCATCAAGGACGCGAGCACACTGGCGGCCTACGCCCTGCTGCGCGTGCACCGGCCGCTCTAG